A single genomic interval of halophilic archaeon DL31 harbors:
- a CDS encoding Fe(3+)-transporting ATPase (PFAM: ABC transporter-like~KEGG: hma:rrnB0202 branched-chain amino acid ABC transporter ATP-binding protein~SMART: ATPase, AAA+ type, core), which yields MSQPLLSVSGLSAGYDDMHVLEEIDLHVEDGEFVAIVGPNGAGKSTLLQTLVGGTTLYEGEIIYAGEEITMTPRHDIVEAGIGYVPQDEAVFPDLTVWENLRMGGYTDQDSFESRLAEVYDLFPKLETREDQRANSLSGGETRMLAVARALMPDPDLLLVDEPSAGLAPQIVERMFARLEEIYADGTSILLVEQDVDAALASANRVYSLEGGAIQDRGTSEEFSASETAERLGW from the coding sequence ATGAGTCAGCCCCTCCTCTCGGTCAGCGGGCTCTCAGCAGGCTACGACGACATGCACGTGCTCGAGGAGATCGACCTGCATGTCGAGGACGGCGAGTTCGTCGCCATCGTCGGCCCGAACGGCGCCGGGAAATCGACGCTGCTCCAGACCCTCGTCGGCGGGACGACCCTCTACGAGGGCGAGATTATCTACGCCGGTGAGGAGATTACGATGACGCCTCGGCACGACATCGTCGAGGCGGGAATCGGCTACGTGCCACAGGACGAAGCGGTGTTCCCGGACCTGACGGTCTGGGAGAACCTCCGCATGGGTGGCTACACGGACCAGGATTCCTTCGAGTCTCGACTGGCAGAGGTCTACGACCTCTTCCCGAAACTCGAAACGCGTGAAGATCAGCGAGCGAACAGCCTCTCGGGCGGCGAGACCCGGATGCTCGCGGTCGCTCGGGCGTTGATGCCCGACCCCGACCTGCTTCTCGTCGACGAGCCATCTGCGGGCCTCGCACCGCAGATTGTCGAGCGGATGTTCGCCCGACTCGAGGAGATTTACGCCGACGGCACCTCGATTCTGCTGGTCGAGCAGGACGTCGACGCAGCACTCGCCTCGGCTAACCGAGTGTACTCCCTCGAAGGTGGCGCGATTCAAGACCGCGGAACCAGCGAGGAGTTCAGCGCCTCCGAGACGGCCGAGCGGTTGGGCTGGTAA
- a CDS encoding Subtilisin (KEGG: hla:Hlac_2196 peptidase S8/S53 subtilisin kexin sedolisin~PFAM: Peptidase S8/S53, subtilisin/kexin/sedolisin): protein MTEPVYTRRRVLRAGGSGLAVASLATLGAGKVGATQPTDETVPVNVGYASQSGRDAVLTRASTVHYEFGFDALTVQMPASAMDALAARRDTRYVEENRALSSIVTPQLQPRRQVSGQRVPYGISATGADVAAEQGFTGSGASVAVLDTGIDSTHPDLEENLGSGAAFVPGINDIEAFNFPAGQDDDLLVSHGTHVAGVIGGIDNDIGVVGVSPAATLHAVKVLVGVFGGGSVAAVAAGVEFAADQGWDVMNLSLGEDERSEVLADAVADAYERGVLVVAAAGNEGVLESDPPASDGESSVSYPAAFEEVVAVGATDQNDDLAPFSSVGEEIDLVAPGTAVLSTALPVNIYSNAEKPFHRYIELSGTSFAAPHVAGAGALLMSDAGLSNVEARERLQKSAADLGLDVDEQGFGRLDVAAAVGVE, encoded by the coding sequence ATGACCGAACCAGTGTACACCCGTCGGCGTGTGCTCCGAGCGGGCGGGAGTGGACTCGCAGTCGCTTCGCTCGCGACGCTTGGAGCGGGGAAGGTTGGGGCGACCCAACCCACTGACGAAACCGTACCCGTCAACGTCGGATACGCCTCGCAAAGCGGTCGGGACGCGGTGCTGACTCGTGCGTCGACGGTGCACTACGAGTTCGGGTTTGACGCGCTCACAGTACAGATGCCTGCATCGGCGATGGACGCGCTCGCAGCCCGCCGCGACACCCGTTACGTCGAGGAGAACCGTGCGCTCAGCAGCATCGTCACACCGCAGCTCCAGCCGCGACGGCAGGTCAGCGGACAACGAGTCCCGTATGGTATCTCCGCGACGGGCGCTGACGTGGCCGCGGAACAGGGCTTCACCGGCAGCGGCGCGAGTGTCGCGGTGCTCGACACCGGTATCGACAGCACACACCCAGACCTCGAAGAAAATCTTGGTAGTGGCGCTGCGTTCGTGCCCGGCATCAACGATATCGAGGCGTTCAACTTTCCGGCCGGGCAGGACGATGACCTCCTTGTTTCGCACGGAACGCATGTTGCCGGCGTAATTGGGGGAATCGACAACGACATCGGCGTCGTCGGGGTCAGTCCTGCGGCGACGCTCCACGCCGTGAAAGTGCTCGTCGGCGTGTTCGGCGGAGGTTCGGTGGCTGCCGTCGCCGCGGGCGTGGAGTTCGCGGCCGACCAAGGATGGGACGTGATGAACCTCAGTCTGGGGGAAGACGAACGGTCTGAGGTGTTGGCCGACGCAGTCGCGGATGCATACGAGCGGGGGGTCCTCGTCGTGGCGGCGGCGGGAAACGAAGGCGTACTCGAGAGCGACCCGCCCGCGAGTGACGGCGAATCGTCGGTTTCCTACCCAGCGGCCTTCGAAGAAGTCGTCGCCGTCGGCGCGACCGACCAAAACGACGACCTCGCCCCGTTCTCCTCTGTCGGGGAGGAGATCGACCTTGTTGCTCCCGGAACCGCCGTACTCTCGACGGCCCTGCCGGTCAATATCTACTCGAACGCTGAGAAGCCCTTCCACCGCTATATCGAACTGTCTGGTACCTCCTTTGCGGCGCCACACGTCGCGGGCGCGGGCGCTTTATTGATGAGTGATGCTGGTCTCTCGAACGTTGAGGCTCGTGAACGGCTTCAGAAGAGTGCAGCCGATTTGGGGTTGGATGTGGACGAACAGGGGTTCGGGCGTCTCGACGTTGCTGCCGCGGTCGGCGTCGAGTGA
- a CDS encoding D-lactate dehydrogenase (cytochrome) (KEGG: nmg:Nmag_1997 D-lactate dehydrogenase (cytochrome)~PFAM: FAD-linked oxidase, C-terminal; FAD linked oxidase, N-terminal) — translation MPFDTAFLDDCLPPERVSRTGADRTERSIDWGTDEADAVMPDAVVWPESTEEVSAVLATANERGVPVTPYAAGTSLEGNAVPVEKGISMDLSQMDAVHEVRPDDRQVDVGPGILGDEMNEAVEKHGLFLPALPSSGAISTIGGMLANDASGMKTVKYGEVGDWALEFEAVLPSGEVITAGSKAVKTSAGYNLKDLLIGSEGTLAVITRVTLQLAGIPQQIWGGRATFGSVEDAASAVADAIRSGVDVAKIELIDELSVDIANEHLNTDLPVAPTVFLEFHANHGIEQEVEFCESVFEGHGVEEFDVTESDEKMAEFWAARRELADALEPYRDDLSLKTPGDVTVPISKYPEILAYAKQLGEEHDLLISCFGHAGDGNLHYNILLDKDDPEQVTASEEVSKQIVHRAIELGGTATGEHGVGLGKQEYLEPEHGEAAVDIMRGIKRTFDPNGILNPGKVFPSKE, via the coding sequence ATGCCATTCGATACCGCGTTCCTCGATGATTGCCTCCCCCCAGAACGGGTTTCCCGTACCGGCGCCGACCGGACTGAGCGGTCGATCGACTGGGGCACCGACGAGGCCGACGCCGTGATGCCCGACGCCGTCGTCTGGCCCGAGTCGACCGAGGAGGTGTCAGCGGTGCTCGCGACCGCGAACGAACGCGGCGTTCCCGTCACGCCCTACGCCGCAGGGACCAGTCTCGAAGGCAATGCCGTTCCGGTTGAGAAGGGTATCAGCATGGACCTCTCCCAGATGGATGCCGTCCACGAGGTGCGACCGGACGACCGGCAGGTCGATGTCGGGCCCGGAATCCTGGGTGACGAGATGAACGAAGCAGTCGAGAAACACGGGCTGTTCCTCCCTGCACTCCCGTCTTCGGGGGCCATCTCCACCATCGGCGGCATGCTGGCCAACGACGCCAGCGGCATGAAGACCGTCAAATACGGCGAGGTCGGTGACTGGGCACTGGAATTCGAAGCGGTGCTCCCCTCCGGCGAAGTCATCACGGCCGGGAGCAAGGCGGTCAAGACCTCTGCGGGCTACAACCTGAAGGATCTCCTCATCGGCAGCGAGGGCACGCTCGCGGTCATTACGCGTGTGACACTCCAGCTCGCCGGCATCCCCCAACAGATCTGGGGCGGTCGTGCGACGTTCGGCTCGGTCGAAGACGCCGCCAGCGCGGTCGCCGACGCCATCCGATCGGGCGTCGACGTCGCCAAAATCGAACTCATCGACGAGCTCAGCGTCGATATCGCCAACGAACACCTCAACACCGACCTCCCTGTCGCCCCGACGGTGTTCCTTGAGTTCCACGCGAACCACGGCATCGAACAGGAAGTCGAGTTCTGTGAGAGCGTCTTCGAAGGCCACGGCGTCGAGGAGTTCGACGTGACTGAGAGTGACGAGAAGATGGCTGAGTTCTGGGCGGCCCGTCGGGAACTTGCCGACGCACTCGAACCGTACCGCGACGATCTCTCGCTCAAAACGCCCGGCGACGTCACCGTCCCCATCAGCAAGTATCCCGAGATTCTCGCCTACGCCAAGCAACTCGGCGAGGAGCACGACCTCCTCATCTCCTGTTTCGGCCACGCTGGGGACGGGAATCTCCACTACAACATCCTGCTGGACAAAGACGACCCCGAGCAGGTCACCGCCAGCGAGGAGGTTTCGAAGCAGATTGTGCACCGCGCAATCGAACTGGGTGGGACCGCGACGGGCGAACACGGTGTCGGCCTCGGCAAGCAGGAGTACCTCGAACCGGAACACGGCGAGGCCGCCGTCGACATAATGCGCGGCATCAAACGAACGTTCGACCCGAACGGTATTCTCAACCCCGGAAAGGTGTTCCCGAGCAAGGAGTGA
- a CDS encoding ferredoxin I 5 (KEGG: nph:NP3792A ferredoxin I 5), translated as MSNLVSVTVVDGDEFATIEVERGATRRDALLEREFSVYGSVSKHANCGGRGLCATCGVAVAPEPEPTHWHDIAAARFGYPRLSCQLTVEEPMTVRLLEKRIWGQLLPNRADQ; from the coding sequence ATGAGCAACCTGGTCTCTGTCACCGTAGTCGATGGCGATGAGTTCGCCACCATCGAGGTCGAGCGTGGGGCGACGCGCCGTGACGCCCTGCTCGAACGGGAATTTTCTGTCTACGGCAGCGTCTCGAAACACGCCAACTGTGGCGGCCGTGGGCTCTGTGCCACCTGCGGCGTGGCTGTGGCTCCCGAACCCGAGCCGACGCATTGGCACGACATCGCCGCGGCTCGGTTTGGCTACCCGCGACTCTCCTGCCAACTTACCGTCGAAGAGCCGATGACGGTTCGACTGCTGGAAAAGCGGATCTGGGGACAGCTACTCCCGAACCGAGCAGACCAGTAG
- a CDS encoding Protein of unknown function DUF457, transmembrane (PFAM: Protein of unknown function DUF457, transmembrane~KEGG: hsl:OE2499F hypothetical protein): MMAITHVLVGLLLAVPVALVAPEYATAAGVGAIVGGIVPDLDLFAGVHRKTLHYPVAGPVVGVVAGVVAVVAPSPVTVGIALALLSAGVHATTDIFGAGEELRPWERTNPYAVYDHVNGRWLRARYLIPYDGAPRDLLVTLLCAVPVALTFRGKFRWLLAGLLVVAVVYTAVRRRLVPHFEAMLE; this comes from the coding sequence ATGATGGCCATCACCCACGTGCTGGTCGGCCTGCTGCTCGCAGTGCCGGTCGCCCTCGTCGCGCCCGAGTACGCGACTGCTGCGGGCGTCGGCGCTATTGTGGGTGGAATCGTTCCCGACCTCGACCTGTTTGCGGGTGTCCACAGAAAAACGCTCCACTATCCCGTCGCGGGGCCAGTCGTCGGCGTCGTCGCTGGCGTCGTGGCCGTGGTTGCACCATCCCCAGTCACGGTCGGCATCGCGCTCGCCCTGCTCTCGGCCGGGGTGCACGCCACCACGGACATCTTCGGTGCAGGCGAGGAACTCCGCCCCTGGGAGCGCACCAATCCCTACGCCGTCTACGACCACGTCAACGGCCGTTGGCTTCGGGCGCGGTATCTTATCCCCTACGACGGCGCGCCACGAGATCTGCTGGTCACGCTGCTCTGTGCGGTGCCGGTGGCGTTGACGTTCCGTGGGAAATTCCGCTGGCTGCTGGCAGGACTGCTGGTGGTCGCGGTGGTCTATACGGCGGTCCGACGGCGTCTCGTCCCGCATTTCGAGGCGATGCTGGAGTAA
- a CDS encoding Methyltransferase type 11 (PFAM: Methyltransferase type 11~KEGG: hut:Huta_2001 hypothetical protein) — protein MSHANVRYLEAKRTVDDRALSDRVRERLLAALPAAPTVLDAGCGTGAMLQRLHELGVTAGRYHGVDRGAGVVEFAREDRPKILRRTGATVTEIESGFAVEELEATFETGDAFEQFSDRSGADLFVAAAFADLVPIGRLVDIAAQVLRPGGLAYFPITFDAGTVFIPDHPVDEAVEQAYHQAIDTNPGRDVRAGRRLTAMLQAREGDLVAMDASDWVVRPMENGYPTDEAAFLDTILRFVEDALADEGIEGFEDWLATRRGQLAASQLTYVAHQYDLLYRTPEP, from the coding sequence ATGAGTCACGCGAACGTCCGGTATCTGGAGGCCAAACGAACAGTGGACGACCGCGCGCTCTCCGATCGCGTGCGCGAGCGGCTGCTGGCCGCGCTGCCCGCAGCCCCAACCGTCCTCGACGCTGGCTGTGGCACCGGCGCGATGCTCCAGCGCCTCCACGAGTTGGGGGTGACCGCCGGCCGTTACCACGGTGTGGACCGTGGGGCGGGCGTCGTTGAGTTCGCCCGCGAAGACCGTCCCAAAATCCTCCGCCGGACCGGGGCGACTGTGACCGAGATCGAGTCCGGATTCGCCGTCGAGGAGCTCGAGGCAACGTTCGAGACTGGTGACGCCTTCGAGCAGTTCAGTGACCGCAGCGGTGCGGACCTGTTCGTCGCCGCAGCGTTCGCGGACCTGGTCCCCATCGGGCGCTTGGTCGATATCGCTGCGCAGGTGCTCCGCCCCGGCGGACTGGCGTACTTCCCCATCACCTTCGACGCCGGGACCGTGTTCATCCCCGACCACCCCGTAGACGAGGCGGTCGAACAGGCCTACCACCAAGCAATCGACACCAACCCCGGTCGCGACGTGCGAGCCGGGCGGCGGCTCACGGCGATGCTCCAGGCGCGCGAGGGCGACCTAGTGGCGATGGACGCTTCCGACTGGGTGGTCCGCCCGATGGAGAACGGCTATCCAACCGACGAGGCCGCGTTCCTCGACACGATTCTGCGCTTCGTCGAGGACGCGCTCGCAGACGAGGGAATTGAGGGGTTCGAGGACTGGCTTGCGACCCGCCGGGGGCAGCTCGCGGCGTCTCAGCTCACCTACGTTGCCCACCAGTACGACCTGCTCTACCGGACCCCCGAGCCATGA